In one Bactrocera tryoni isolate S06 chromosome 5, CSIRO_BtryS06_freeze2, whole genome shotgun sequence genomic region, the following are encoded:
- the LOC120778069 gene encoding ero1-like protein: MATKRLIRNGAWYLTLTLCFILWVRHSSGYFTAYDELDTSKNCFCELKGSINDCSCNVDTVDHFNNIKIYPRLKSLLVKNFFRFYKVNLKNTCPFWPDDSKCAIRFCQVQNCDEEHIPKGLIEKSENTKSAAFKYTKEAQSSECSEAEDYNSVLSYLDTSLSDQAHREFERWAKHDEAEEDFCILEDENNGSQYVDLLINPERYTGYRGESAHRIWRSIYMENCFGRKNESKSLSDFIPQLDLNDVCLEQRAFYRIISGLHSSINIHLSAKYLLSESKDFLDPQGIWGPNVEEFKRRFSPETTNSEGPHWLRNLYFIYLVELRALAKAAPYLRREEYYTGIAEEDEEVKLAINDLLSVIESFSSHFNENVLFSNGVTSLKFKNEYKEKFRNISRIMDCVGCDKCRLWGKLQTQGLGTALKILYSEKLNVATESGLWERPHIEENPLFKLSRTEIVSLFNAFGRLSNSIFEMENFRKVLR, encoded by the exons ATGGCTACAAAGCGATTGATACGCAATGGAGCGTGGTACTTAACGCTGACGCTGTGCTTTATTTTGTGGGTGCGTCATAGTAGTGGATACTTTACCGCCTACGATGAGTTGGATACAAGCAAAAACTGCTTCTGTGAG TTGAAGGGCTCAATAAATGATTGCAGTTGCAACGTAGACACTGTGGATCATTTTAATAACATCAAGATTTATCCACGTCTCAAATCGCTGCTGGTGAAGAACTTTTTCCGTTTTTATAAAGTGAATTTGAAGAATACGTGTCCTTTCTGGCCGGATGATAGCAAGTGTGCCATACGCTTTTGTCAAGTGCAAAATTGTGATGAAGAACATATACCCAAAGGTTTAATTGAGAAAAGCGAAAATACAAAATCTGCAGCTTTTAAG TACACTAAAGAGGCACAATCGTCGGAATGCTCTGAAGCCGAGGACTACAATAGCGTTTTGAGTTATTTGGACACAAGTCTAAGCGATCAGGCGCATCGTGAGTTCGAACGTTGGGCCAAGCACGATGAAGCTGAAGaagatttttgtattttggaGGATGAAAACAATGGCTCTCAGTATGTAGATTTACTAATAAATCCCGAACGTTATACCGGCTACAGAGGTGAATCCGCACATCGCATATGGCGTAGCATTTATATGGAGAATTGTTTTGGGCgtaaaaatgaatcaaaatcaCTCTCGGATTTCATACCACAACTCGATTTAAATGACGTGTGCCTGGAGCAACGCGCCTTTTATCGTATTATTTCGGGTCTACATAGTAGCATCAATATACATTTATCTGCGAAATATTTGCTATCCGAATCAAAAGATTTTCTGGATCCACAAGGTATTTGGGGACCAAATGTAGAGGAGTTTAAACGACGATTTAGTCCGGAGACAACAAATAGTGAAGGACCACATTGGTTGCGAAATCTCTATTTCATATATTTGGTGGAATTGCGCGCATTAGCTAAAGCAGCGCCATATTTACGGCGTGAGGAGTACTATACCGGCATTGCAGAGGAGGACGAAGAGGTCAAATTGGCTATAAATGATCTACTGTCTGTTATAGA ATCATTTTCTTCGCATTTTAATGAAAACGTGCTGTTTTCGAATGGCGTGACATCGCTTAAGTTCAAAAATGAGTACAAagaaaaattccgaaatatttCCCGAATAATGGATTGTGTGGGTTGTGATAAATGCCGGCTATGGGGCAAACTGCAG ACTCAAGGCCTTGGTACAGCGTTGAAGATTCTCTACTCCGAAAAGTTGAATGTGGCGACAGAGAGTGGCTTGTGGGAACGACCGCATATAGAGGAGAATCCGTTATTTAAACTTTCACGTACAGAAATTGTATCGCTATTCAATGCATTCGGACG GCTTTCAAACAGCATCTTCGAGATGGAGAATTTCCGCAAAGTGCTACGGTAA